Sequence from the Planktothrix sp. FACHB-1365 genome:
TCTGCGGAATGCAACACCCAAGACCCATATTATCGTCTTAATTCTTGTGCAAATTTTACTACCCATTCATATTATTATTTCCCTGTTTTTACCCCGAACTATTAACTGGAGAGGACATATTATGCAATTAACCGAAGAGGGAGGGTTTGAATTTATTCAACGTCGAGATTCTATTTAAAGCAATGATATTAGTTATAGACATTATATTCAGTGCGATCGCATTCATTCTATTTTTCACCGGAATAGAAACTATACTATGGTGGTATACCTGGCATCAACAATCTCAACAAACCCAAATACCCACCAAACCTTGGCAAACTGCGTTAGTTTTTATTACTGGAATTAGTGACTATACCCAAGACCGTTTAGACCCAGAACAAATCAATTTTATTCATAAAATTACCCAAAGTTATCAAATTGATCAAATTATTGCTGAACCCTTTCCTTGGCAACCGTTGACCCATAAAACCTTAATTTTATCCCAATTTTGGAAGGTTTTACACCTTCAACCCCTACCTTTATGGGTGATGTCTTTACACAACTTTTGGCAAACCCTTTTAATTTTAGGATTAACAAATTCTTATGGAAAAGATATTGCACACTGTGTATTAAACCGCCTGGGTTTACCAAAATCTACTCCTAGTCAACTGATCTTTTTATGCGGAAGTACAGGGACAGGAATGGCGTTGGCTTCCCTCCCTTATTTAAAACAATATCTTTCCTCTAAATTGATTATTATTTCTTACGGAGGCGTGTTTGGGTTATCTCCAGGATTAAATGATATGGATCAGTTGTTTCATCTTGTGGGAAATCAAGATTATTGGGCAAAATTAGGTGAAATATTATTACTCAATCGAGGTGATTATACCACAGTTTTTACAAAAGCAAAACAAGAAAATCGCTTATTCAGTGTTTCGACTGGAGAACATAAACATCTGGATTATTTAAGCGATCGCAATTCCCAAACCAACCTTAAAACCGATCAACAATTAACCGTAGAAACTGTTTTAAATTTAAAAATTTTAGGCTTGAAATCCCGTTTTGATAAATGCCCCTAGTGTTCAGAATCAAGCTATTACAAAAACTGACTGTTTTAAGATTCAGATATTTTGTTTTCAGTTGGCTTCTGGATCTGATAAAATAGCAGATGTAGTCTCCGTTTTAATAAATGTAGTTTGACTTAAATCAGTTTCCGCTAAATTAGCTTGATTCAAATTAACCGCAAATAAAATTACCCCCCTTAAATTAGCTCCTATTAAATTAGCATCTTCGAGATCTGTATAAATTAATTTAGCTCCTCTTAAATCAGCCCCTCTTAAATCGGCGCCTTTCAAATTGGTTTTAAATAATTTAGCACAGGTTAAATCTGCCTTTCTGAGGTCGGCATAAATTAATTTAGCACTCGACAAATCAGCACCACTTAAATTGGTTTCAATTAAGTTAGCAAATAAATGAGAATTGCTTAAATCAGCGCCACTTAAATTCGCCGATTTTAAATTACTTTGCCAAAGCAAAATACTTTTTAATACGGCTCCTCTTAAATCAGCACCCTGCAAATTCACCCCAATAAAACCCCGTTTTCCTGTTGCATAACGATCTAATAATTCACGAGAGCTCATTAAAATAGAGGTCGGACTATGTTTTGTTGGCTTCATGGGATTTATGATTAAGCGTTTATAACTATACTTCTGTTATAACTCAAAGTGGATACTGGGTAATTCTTTAATTTTTATCCACCGAGAGACTCAGACTGATGTTATTACCAACAGAAAAATTCTGATCAGGAACACAAGCCATTTTATGAATGAGATTATTAATAATTGATCAGTATTTATACTCTTAAAAGGTATAAAAAATGACTTGAAGTTACAAAAATCAGCGATCACTTATTTTTGTAACAAAATCCCTGAAACTTAAAGTTAATCGCAATTCTGGAATTGAGTCTGTGTCAAGGATTAACGTTCAGCTAAAAAAATCCTGAATTAAATGCTACCTTAATAGATCTCCATGATTAACCTTGTCCTAGGGACTGCCAAATCGACTTGAAGGAATTTTGAGTCTGTTTTAAAACTTGATTCAGGGGTTTTTGAGCCTGAAGAAATACACGAGCGCAATTGCGACCCGGCATTCCTGAAATTGATCCTCCTGGATGAGTGCCTGCACCCGTTAAAAATAAACCTTGAATGGGGGTGGTATAATTGGCTAATTCAGGGAGGGGACGGAAAAAAATCATTTGATCTAAGGTCATATCAATATGATAACAATTGCCTTTATAAGACCCTAACCGTTCTCCCAATTCCGCCGGACTTTCTACCCGACGCGCTAAAATTGAATGCTTGAGATTAGGAGAATATTCAGCAATTTTATCCAGCACTCGATCAGCGACTTTATATTTTAACTCATCCGTCCATCCGGTTCCATTTAACCCCGTTCCTTCGGCTCCTGCTATTTGATAGGGGGCAAAAAATTCAATCCATAAGGTATGTTTTCCTTCAGGAGCCATAGAGGGATCTAAGATTGTTGGAACTACTAAATAAACAGAAGGATCATGATCAGGAATTTCCCCAACGGTACATAAATTATGGGCTTTTTCAACATGATTAACAGAATCTGCAATTAAAACTGATCCGATTAAATAACTATCTTGATGATTATAGGCATCAAATCGTAAAGGTTCAGATAATGCACAATCAATTTTGAGAATCGTTTCATTATTATTAATCATTTTACGGTCTAACCGTTCTCGTAAATTGGGATCAGCCGCATCCACATCTGCCGCATCTAAACACTGTAAAAATAACCGTCGCGCATCAATATTAGAAATCACTCCCCGTTGGGCACGATATTCTTGCTGGTTTGAAACTCTAACCCCAACAGTGCGACCGTTATCAATTAATAATTTTTGAACAGGAGTATCTGTTAAAATAACCCCCCCTAAATGTTTAACTAAATTCACTAAGGCTTGAGTTAATGCACCTGTACCCCCGCGAGGTCGAGACATTCCCGGATGATGACGCATTGCTAACATACTTGCGCCGACAGAAATGCCTTTTTGAGAGGGAGGAGCGCCAATTTCTGATGCTAATCTTGCTAAAGGAGCTTTAACAATTTCGGTATCAAACCATTCATTCACTAAATCCTCTGGACTAATTAACATGGTTCTGACAAAATCTAAGATTTTATCTTTTCCTCCCAAGACCGCTAATAAATCAATAAATGCTTCTCGGTCAAAGTTTTTGGCAATATCAAGAATTGAAGTCGGAGGCGCATTAAATAAAGGGCTAACGGCATTCATTAAGCGTTGCCAATATTCAACAAATTCTTTATATTTGCGGGCATCTCGTTCACTATATCGAGCAATTTCTGCACAGGTTTTTTCAACAGAACGATGAGCTAAAAAATACCGTCCATCGGGATGAGGACAAAACACAACGGGGTCACAATATAAATACTCTAAGCCATATTTTGTTAATTCTAATTCTTCTACAACGGGGCCAAGATGGATAAATTCATGATCAATAGCACAGAGGTTAAACTTAAATCCCGGTGCCTCTTCGGGAATGACTTCTTCTGTCGTAGCAGCCCCCCCTGGAACGGGACGTTTTTCTAACAATAAAACGCTATACCCAGCTTTGAGAAGATAAGCGGCACAAACCAACCCGTTATGACCTGCACCAATGATGATCACATCATAAGTAGACATCAGAAAACCCCCGTATTGATCACGTTGTTTAGTGTATCAATAGATGTTGATTTTTCCTAGTCCCTGGGGTAAAAAATAGAAAAAAATTTACATCTTTTGGAAGAAGGATGATTGATTTTAAATGATTATCTTAGTAAAAAGATACTAAAAATTTGATCTAAAATTAGGAGAAATGATGAGTCAAAATCAAACTGAAAATTCGGAAACTTTACCCGAAGAAGTCGCCCAAAATCCAGGCGCGAGAGCCGCTGCTATTAATAGTAATCCTACCATTACTCAAGAAGAAGCCAAAAATGCCTCCGAGGGAAAGAGTCCCAATGGTGCTGGCGGTGTGGCTTCCAGTTCGGCTGAGTCTTGTGTTACCAGTGCTTCTGACCCGAACCCAACCCATCTTCCGAGTACCACCTAAGCTTAAAAAGTTAACAGAAACCCCACCTCAATTATTCCGCTTGGGGATAAACTTGGGTGGGGTTAGGGTTGAATAAAAGCTAATAGACATTGTAAAAAATTCTGACTTCTGTACTTAAATAAAAGTCATGCAGAGTTGGCAATTGAGTAAAAAAATGCTAGAATCTGATATAAGATTATAAGTTTTTTAATCGTTGCCAATCCCTTAAGTTACGACACTGCCGAAATAGAGAAAAAGCGGTTCCAAAGGAACAACCCTGACGCTGGGAAAAATCTCGAATTGTTGTTACAACTTCCAGCACGGTATCAGGATCGGCATCCAATTGAAGATGAACTTGCTCCAATAAGGAGACAACATTTTCAGCAGGTAAACACAGACTGAGAACTTCTTTGACTTGGGTGTATTTGTTGTTCACGGGCTCAGGTTTGGGTAAAGGGGAGACTAGATAGAATGATTCTATCTAAAGATAGATGAAAAAACTTAAAAGTTATTATATCTTATCATTTTCAAAACTCAGAAGTTGAGTTCGTTTTATTTGTTTTGATTAAAGTTTAAACAGAGAATTAATAAGCTAAAAATCTGGAATCTTTATCCTTCTAGGCTAAATCAAGCCCTAATTCAACTAATATGAAAGCTCGAAAAGAATGCTACAGATGGCAAGGGAACAGGGAACAGGGAACAGGGAACAGAAGGGAAAAAAAAGAGGGAATAGAGGTGGAAAAAAGTGATTAGCCATCCGATCAATTATTTGTAGCAAACATTTCAGGATTTCATATAAATTTATTGAGATTGAACATTCCGATGGTTCAAGAAAAATATTCCCTTACCGAAGTTCGACAATGGGTTTAGTAATCTCGATAATAATGGGTTTCTTGTTTATCTCCATTCGCCACCATTCCTAATACAGGAACCCCGGCGGTATTAATTTCCCTCAACGCTAAACTAAAGGCTTCTCGGTCAGTTTTTCCTAAACCTACAACCATCATTAACCCATCGGTATGAGGCGCTAATAAATTAGCATCAGCTAACCCTAAAATTGGGGCGGTATCGTAAATAATTAAATCAAAAGATTCCTGCAATTGCTTCATTAACTCTTGCATTTGTTTTGAGGATAATAACCGAGTCGGATCAGAATAAAAGTCTCCGGCGGTTAAGACATATAAATTATCCTCGTTAGGAGCTTGTTTAATCACGGTTTTAAACTCTAGTTTTTCTGTAATAATATTAGTTAAACCTTGTTGATTTAAAAGCTCTAACATGGTATGAATCCGAGGACAACGTAAATCAGCATCAACTAACAAAACCCGTTGACCCATTGCTGCTGCTCCTTGTGCTAAATTCATGGCAATGGTGGATTTTCCATCAGATGGAGTTGCAGATGTAATCACACAGGAACGCACAGTCCCTTCAGGATTAAGTAGGCGTAAATTTGTATTTAAAGCTCGGAATGCCTCTTGGAATGGGCTACAAGCGGGATAGCTGATATTAGAAATATCGATATTGGGAGCAATAGAACCCGGAAGCATTAATGCTTCATTACTAGCAGGAATTACCCCTAATAAAGGTAAACCAATACTATCAGTAACTTCATGGGTCGTGCGATAGACATTATTGAATCGTTCCAGAATTTGAGCCGTAATTGCTCCTAAGAATAATCCCACTAATCCTCCTAATGCTAAATTAAAAGGAACATGGGGAGAAACGGCCATTAATTCCCCATTGGTTTGGCTAGGAATGCGAGGGGGTGCAATCATTTCCCAAGGTTCGGGTTGCGTTTTAGGAACGACTTCTAATTGCATCGCTTGGCGTTTATTGGTGAGTTCTGTTAGTTGAGTATTCGTGGTTTTCAACTGTTGTTGTAAACTGTTATAACGACTAAAAACCACTGGAAATACTTGAGAATATTGGTTAAATTCTTGAGCCGCTTTTTCTAAAACTTCATTTCTAACCTTCAACATCTCAATATTATTCGCCGTCATCACTAACTGCTGAATGAGATCCATTCTAATAGAATCTTGAAACCGGATAATATTAGGATCAACCTGATCAGAATTTTTTCCTAAAATCCGTTTCGCTTCCTGTTCTAATAAGGGTAATAATTGCGATCGCTGATCTAATAATACTTGAATTTGAGGAGCATTTCCTTTAAAACGGGCAGATTCAATCGCAATTTTTGTCTCTAATTGTAATAACTCTTGTAATAAGCTTTGATATTGGGGAGATTGACTTAAGGCGGATGCGAGTAATGCTTCTTCGGGTTTTAATCCTAATTGTTGTTGTAAAGTTTGATATTGAGATTCTTGCTGCTGAAGTTGAGCTTGAGTTTCTAACTTTTGGGATTGTATTTGACTATTTTGTTGAGCTAAATATTGAGTTTGAAGTTGGGGGTCAATAAAGTTATATTGTTGTTGTAGTTTTTGAATTTCTTGCTGAAGTTGCGGGATTTTTTTCTCTAATGGGGTAATTTGCTGTTGAATTAACTTGAATTGTTGTTCCCGCTCTTGAGCCTTTTTATCTTCAGGAATACTATATTTTAAATAACCCTCAGCAAGTTTTTCTAAAACAAATTGCACTTTCTGAGGTTCAGCATCTTGATAACTTACCTCTACAATTCGAGTTTCTTTTAACGGTTTAATCGAGAGAATATCCCGTTTCCAAAAGGTTTGTCCAGTTGTTTTATTAAACAGAGAATCATAAGTTACTTCAGGATAGCGGGTTTGAATCGCTTTCAGAATTCCTGACATTAATTTAGGACTTTGTAAAATTTCGATTTGGGAATAATAATCTAAATCTGCCTTCCCCTCTAACTGAGAAGATTGAGGCGGAGATTCAACTAAAATTTGAAACGACCCTTTATATTCAGGCGTTTGATTAATTGTCCACAGATAAACGCCCGCAGTAACGGCTGTTGTCACTCCTAAAACAACAATGGCTCGTTTCCATAAAACCTGCAAAAAATTAGATTTTTCTCCTTGATTATATTCGAGAGGATATAAATCCGCATCATAATATAAAGGACTGCCAGAAGGAATTCTTTCTACAGAATAGAGCGGTTTATTTTGAGGATGAGCAGCAGATAACCGAGATAATTTCCTAGTTTTCATCTTAATTTTGGGGGTAATTTCAACAATTTAAGTTTTGTAATTCGTAATTCGTAATTCGTAATTCGTAATTCCCTGTTCCCTCTCCTAAAAAATATTAACAAACCGAAATAATCCCAAGAAATTGTTAATCGGACTTAAGGAATTTAACACTGTTCCTAAACCATCTCGGAAAGAAGCACCCCCCGACCGACCGACAACAATAACATCATTATTTCTCAACTTAGGATTCGTTTCTTCGTTGACTTCCGCCGATAAATTAATCGGAATGGGCCGTCGAGAAACCGTCCCATTTGGATGTAAGCGAATTAACTCCACCTCTTTCTTATTAGCACGAGATTCATTAAATCCCCCCGCCTCCACCAGCGCTTGATTGAGGGATGTATTCGGAGCAACACTTTTCGCCCCTGGAGAGACCACTTCACCCACAATACT
This genomic interval carries:
- a CDS encoding pentapeptide repeat-containing protein encodes the protein MKPTKHSPTSILMSSRELLDRYATGKRGFIGVNLQGADLRGAVLKSILLWQSNLKSANLSGADLSNSHLFANLIETNLSGADLSSAKLIYADLRKADLTCAKLFKTNLKGADLRGADLRGAKLIYTDLEDANLIGANLRGVILFAVNLNQANLAETDLSQTTFIKTETTSAILSDPEAN
- the crtO gene encoding beta-carotene ketolase CrtO yields the protein MSTYDVIIIGAGHNGLVCAAYLLKAGYSVLLLEKRPVPGGAATTEEVIPEEAPGFKFNLCAIDHEFIHLGPVVEELELTKYGLEYLYCDPVVFCPHPDGRYFLAHRSVEKTCAEIARYSERDARKYKEFVEYWQRLMNAVSPLFNAPPTSILDIAKNFDREAFIDLLAVLGGKDKILDFVRTMLISPEDLVNEWFDTEIVKAPLARLASEIGAPPSQKGISVGASMLAMRHHPGMSRPRGGTGALTQALVNLVKHLGGVILTDTPVQKLLIDNGRTVGVRVSNQQEYRAQRGVISNIDARRLFLQCLDAADVDAADPNLRERLDRKMINNNETILKIDCALSEPLRFDAYNHQDSYLIGSVLIADSVNHVEKAHNLCTVGEIPDHDPSVYLVVPTILDPSMAPEGKHTLWIEFFAPYQIAGAEGTGLNGTGWTDELKYKVADRVLDKIAEYSPNLKHSILARRVESPAELGERLGSYKGNCYHIDMTLDQMIFFRPLPELANYTTPIQGLFLTGAGTHPGGSISGMPGRNCARVFLQAQKPLNQVLKQTQNSFKSIWQSLGQG
- a CDS encoding polysaccharide biosynthesis tyrosine autokinase — protein: MKTRKLSRLSAAHPQNKPLYSVERIPSGSPLYYDADLYPLEYNQGEKSNFLQVLWKRAIVVLGVTTAVTAGVYLWTINQTPEYKGSFQILVESPPQSSQLEGKADLDYYSQIEILQSPKLMSGILKAIQTRYPEVTYDSLFNKTTGQTFWKRDILSIKPLKETRIVEVSYQDAEPQKVQFVLEKLAEGYLKYSIPEDKKAQEREQQFKLIQQQITPLEKKIPQLQQEIQKLQQQYNFIDPQLQTQYLAQQNSQIQSQKLETQAQLQQQESQYQTLQQQLGLKPEEALLASALSQSPQYQSLLQELLQLETKIAIESARFKGNAPQIQVLLDQRSQLLPLLEQEAKRILGKNSDQVDPNIIRFQDSIRMDLIQQLVMTANNIEMLKVRNEVLEKAAQEFNQYSQVFPVVFSRYNSLQQQLKTTNTQLTELTNKRQAMQLEVVPKTQPEPWEMIAPPRIPSQTNGELMAVSPHVPFNLALGGLVGLFLGAITAQILERFNNVYRTTHEVTDSIGLPLLGVIPASNEALMLPGSIAPNIDISNISYPACSPFQEAFRALNTNLRLLNPEGTVRSCVITSATPSDGKSTIAMNLAQGAAAMGQRVLLVDADLRCPRIHTMLELLNQQGLTNIITEKLEFKTVIKQAPNEDNLYVLTAGDFYSDPTRLLSSKQMQELMKQLQESFDLIIYDTAPILGLADANLLAPHTDGLMMVVGLGKTDREAFSLALREINTAGVPVLGMVANGDKQETHYYRDY